A portion of the Streptomyces erythrochromogenes genome contains these proteins:
- a CDS encoding UDP-N-acetylmuramate dehydrogenase encodes MTPPARGTNEDGPWPRRDARGTDRTLVHVQELHDAPLAPLTTFRLGGPAARLVTATTDAEVVAAVRAADESGTPLLVIGGGSNLVIGDRGFDGTALRIATTGFHLDGTRLELAAGENWSDAVARTVEAGLAGIECLAGIPGSAGATPIQNVGAYGQEVRDTITEVVAYDRTTGETVTLTAAECAFRYRHSTFKDQPDRYVVLRVRFALEDAGGLSAPIKYPETARALGVEAGDRVPAAAARETVLRLRAGKGMVLDPADHDTWSAGSFFHNPILTDEAYAAFLARVQDRLGPDTAPPAYPAGEGRTKTSAAWLIDRAGFTKGYGTGPARISTKHTLALTNRGEATTEDLLTLAREVVAGVHAAFGVTLVNEPVTVGVSI; translated from the coding sequence CTGACCCCGCCGGCACGGGGGACGAACGAGGACGGTCCGTGGCCCCGCAGGGATGCGAGGGGCACGGACCGTACTCTTGTCCACGTGCAGGAACTCCACGACGCCCCCCTCGCCCCGCTGACCACCTTCCGTCTCGGTGGTCCCGCCGCCCGCCTGGTCACCGCGACCACCGACGCCGAGGTGGTCGCCGCCGTCCGGGCCGCGGACGAGAGCGGCACCCCGCTCCTGGTCATCGGCGGCGGCAGCAACCTGGTCATCGGCGACCGGGGCTTCGACGGCACCGCCCTGCGCATCGCGACCACCGGCTTCCACCTGGACGGGACGCGGCTGGAGCTCGCCGCCGGCGAGAACTGGAGCGACGCCGTCGCCCGCACCGTCGAAGCCGGCCTCGCCGGCATCGAGTGCCTCGCCGGCATCCCCGGCTCGGCCGGCGCCACCCCGATCCAGAACGTCGGGGCGTACGGCCAGGAAGTCCGCGACACCATCACCGAGGTCGTCGCCTACGACCGCACCACCGGCGAAACGGTCACCCTGACCGCCGCCGAGTGCGCCTTCCGGTACCGCCACAGCACCTTCAAGGACCAGCCCGACCGCTACGTCGTCCTGCGCGTGCGCTTCGCACTGGAGGACGCCGGCGGCCTCTCGGCGCCGATCAAGTACCCCGAGACCGCCCGCGCCCTCGGCGTCGAGGCCGGCGACCGGGTCCCCGCCGCCGCCGCCCGCGAGACCGTGCTGCGGCTGCGCGCCGGCAAGGGCATGGTCCTCGACCCCGCCGACCACGACACGTGGTCGGCCGGCTCCTTCTTCCACAACCCGATCCTGACCGACGAGGCCTACGCCGCCTTCCTCGCCCGCGTCCAGGACCGCCTCGGCCCCGACACCGCCCCGCCCGCGTACCCCGCCGGAGAGGGCCGTACGAAGACCAGCGCGGCCTGGCTGATCGACAGGGCCGGCTTCACCAAGGGCTACGGCACCGGCCCGGCACGCATCTCCACCAAGCACACCCTCGCCCTCACCAACCGGGGCGAGGCCACCACCGAGGACCTCCTGACCCTGGCCCGCGAGGTCGTCGCGGGCGTCCACGCGGCTTTCGGCGTCACCCTCGTCAACGAGCCGGTGACGGTCGGCGTCAGCATCTGA
- a CDS encoding DUF3291 domain-containing protein: MPDIPWSTPTPAAPGAEVYVMASRFETATLTGAVRFFLKAPGIIRQMRRAPGAHGVALRARVLHRTFLTLSAWEDRDALYRFARSEPHRSSSRAASAYMRESVFTYWTVPATELPLGWAEAERRLAEQEAGR; this comes from the coding sequence ATGCCCGACATCCCCTGGTCCACACCCACTCCGGCGGCGCCCGGCGCCGAGGTCTACGTCATGGCCTCCCGCTTCGAGACCGCCACCCTCACCGGCGCCGTCAGGTTCTTCCTCAAGGCGCCCGGCATCATCCGACAGATGCGCAGGGCCCCCGGGGCCCACGGCGTCGCCCTGCGGGCCCGCGTCCTGCACCGCACCTTCCTCACGCTCTCCGCGTGGGAGGACCGGGACGCGCTGTACCGCTTCGCCCGCAGCGAGCCCCACCGCTCCAGCTCCCGCGCCGCCTCCGCGTACATGCGGGAATCCGTCTTCACCTACTGGACCGTGCCCGCCACCGAGCTGCCCCTCGGCTGGGCCGAGGCCGAGCGCCGCCTCGCCGAGCAGGAGGCGGGCCGCTGA
- a CDS encoding DHA2 family efflux MFS transporter permease subunit: protein MQAQGIDTKLRGPAVWALVLTGVASFMAALDNLVVTTALPAIRADLGGGLEDLEWTVNAYTLTFAVLLMFGAALGDRFGRRRLFIAGLAVFTGASAAAALSPGIDALIAARAVQGVGAAVMMPLTLTLLTAAVPAARRGTALGIYGAVTGLAVASGPLIGGSLTEHISWQWIFWLNVPIGLALIPLARLRLAESTAPGARLDLPGTLLISGGLFGIVYALVNANSEGWTSAPVLTGLIAGTALVAGFVHHGFTHANPMLPMRLFRDRGFLGINLASLLMFLGMFGSIFLLSQFLQGVAGYSPTEAGLRMLPWTGMPMIVAPLAGILSDRIGGRPVVAAGLAFQALGLGWFAAILSTDVSYAAQLPPLILSGIGMALYFAPAANVLMSTVSPADQGKASGTNNALREVGGALGVAVLASVFSAQGGYESPQAFTDGTVPALWIGAGAVALAAALALLVPRKARSAPTPVPTPVPATVEPGATDKVPAVG from the coding sequence GTGCAAGCGCAAGGCATCGACACCAAGCTCCGCGGGCCCGCCGTCTGGGCCCTCGTCCTCACCGGCGTGGCCAGCTTCATGGCCGCACTCGACAACCTGGTCGTGACCACCGCCCTCCCCGCCATCCGCGCGGACCTCGGCGGCGGGCTGGAGGACCTGGAATGGACGGTGAACGCCTACACGCTCACCTTCGCCGTCCTCCTCATGTTCGGCGCCGCCCTCGGCGACCGCTTCGGCCGCCGCCGGCTGTTCATCGCCGGCCTCGCCGTCTTCACCGGCGCCTCCGCCGCAGCCGCCCTCTCGCCCGGGATCGACGCGCTCATCGCCGCCCGCGCCGTGCAGGGCGTGGGAGCCGCCGTCATGATGCCGCTCACCCTCACCCTGCTCACCGCCGCCGTCCCGGCCGCCCGCCGCGGCACGGCCCTCGGCATCTACGGCGCCGTCACCGGCCTCGCCGTCGCCAGCGGCCCCCTCATCGGCGGCAGCCTCACCGAGCACATCTCCTGGCAGTGGATCTTCTGGCTCAACGTGCCCATAGGCCTGGCCCTGATCCCGCTCGCCCGCCTGCGCCTCGCCGAGTCCACCGCCCCGGGCGCCCGCCTCGACCTCCCCGGCACCCTGCTCATCAGCGGCGGCCTCTTCGGCATCGTCTACGCCCTGGTCAACGCCAACTCCGAGGGCTGGACCAGCGCCCCCGTCCTCACCGGCCTGATCGCCGGCACCGCCCTCGTCGCGGGCTTCGTCCACCACGGCTTCACCCACGCCAACCCCATGCTCCCCATGCGGCTCTTCCGTGACCGCGGCTTCCTGGGGATCAACCTGGCCAGCCTGCTGATGTTCCTCGGCATGTTCGGCTCGATCTTCCTGCTCAGCCAGTTCCTCCAGGGCGTCGCCGGCTACTCGCCCACCGAAGCAGGCCTGCGCATGCTCCCCTGGACCGGCATGCCGATGATCGTGGCCCCGCTGGCCGGGATCCTCTCCGACCGCATCGGCGGCCGCCCCGTGGTCGCCGCCGGCCTGGCGTTCCAGGCACTGGGCCTCGGCTGGTTCGCCGCGATCCTGAGCACGGACGTCTCGTACGCCGCGCAGCTGCCGCCGCTGATCCTCAGCGGGATCGGCATGGCCCTCTACTTCGCCCCGGCGGCCAACGTCCTGATGTCCACCGTGAGCCCCGCCGACCAAGGCAAGGCCTCCGGCACGAACAACGCCCTGCGCGAGGTCGGCGGCGCCCTCGGCGTCGCCGTCCTGGCCTCGGTCTTCTCCGCCCAGGGCGGCTACGAATCCCCGCAGGCCTTCACCGACGGCACCGTCCCCGCCCTCTGGATCGGCGCCGGCGCTGTCGCCCTCGCCGCCGCGCTGGCCCTCCTGGTGCCCCGCAAGGCCAGGAGCGCGCCCACCCCGGTACCCACCCCGGTACCCGCCACCGTCGAGCCCGGGGCCACGGACAAGGTCCCGGCCGTCGGATGA
- a CDS encoding TetR/AcrR family transcriptional regulator codes for MARMSAEERRESVIRAAMHEFARGGYHGTSTESIAKRVGVSQPYLFRLFPNKQAIFLAASERCLRDTRELFAGAVEGLHGEEAQQAIANAYTRLITEDPDKLQMQLQMYVAVAAAEAAGDREFGKVVRAGWMELWDTAHLPLGGDPRETTTFMAYGMLINVLAAMGFPFDHRVWEGFYPEARTTGRLEM; via the coding sequence ATGGCAAGGATGAGCGCAGAAGAGAGGCGCGAGAGCGTCATTCGCGCGGCGATGCACGAATTCGCCCGCGGCGGCTACCACGGGACCTCCACCGAGTCCATCGCCAAGCGGGTGGGCGTCTCGCAGCCGTACCTCTTCCGGCTCTTCCCCAACAAGCAGGCGATCTTCCTGGCCGCCTCCGAGCGCTGCCTGAGGGACACGCGCGAGCTCTTCGCCGGCGCCGTGGAAGGGCTTCACGGCGAGGAGGCCCAGCAGGCCATCGCCAACGCGTACACCCGGCTGATCACCGAAGACCCCGACAAGCTCCAGATGCAGCTCCAGATGTACGTGGCGGTGGCTGCGGCCGAGGCGGCCGGCGACCGCGAGTTCGGCAAGGTCGTCCGGGCCGGCTGGATGGAGCTCTGGGACACCGCCCACCTGCCGCTGGGCGGCGACCCGCGGGAGACCACGACCTTCATGGCCTACGGGATGCTGATCAACGTCCTGGCCGCCATGGGCTTCCCGTTCGACCATCGGGTCTGGGAAGGGTTCTACCCGGAGGCCCGCACCACCGGACGCCTTGAGATGTGA
- a CDS encoding MaoC family dehydratase, which translates to MAAQIKYADVEVGTELPAASFPVTRATLVQYAGASGDFNPIHWNEKFAKEVGLPDVIAHGMFTMAEAIRVVTDWVGDPGAVVEYGVRFTKPVVVPNDDLGGLIEVTAKVAAKLDDHRVRVDLTAMSAGQKVLGMSRAVVALA; encoded by the coding sequence ATGGCAGCGCAGATCAAGTACGCCGACGTCGAGGTCGGCACCGAGCTGCCCGCCGCGTCCTTCCCCGTGACGCGCGCCACGCTCGTGCAGTACGCCGGCGCCTCGGGCGACTTCAACCCGATCCACTGGAACGAGAAGTTCGCCAAGGAGGTCGGGCTGCCGGACGTGATCGCGCACGGCATGTTCACCATGGCCGAGGCGATCCGCGTGGTCACCGACTGGGTGGGAGACCCGGGCGCGGTGGTGGAGTACGGCGTGCGCTTCACGAAGCCCGTCGTGGTCCCCAACGACGACCTGGGCGGCCTGATCGAGGTCACCGCCAAGGTCGCGGCGAAGCTGGACGACCACCGCGTACGGGTCGACCTGACGGCCATGAGCGCCGGTCAGAAGGTCCTCGGCATGTCCCGCGCGGTGGTCGCACTCGCCTGA
- a CDS encoding MaoC family dehydratase N-terminal domain-containing protein, which produces MALDQSFVGRSYPPTDPYEVGREKIREFAVAVGDANPVYTDPEAAKAYGHSDVIAPPTFVFAITFKAAGQVVADPQLGLDYSRVVHGDQKFAYSRPVRAGDRLSVTSTIEAVKSLAGNDIIDIRGEVHDETGEHVVTAWTKLVSRAPEEA; this is translated from the coding sequence ATGGCTCTCGACCAGTCCTTCGTGGGGCGGAGCTACCCGCCCACCGATCCGTACGAGGTCGGCCGGGAGAAGATCCGCGAATTCGCGGTCGCGGTGGGTGACGCCAATCCCGTCTACACCGACCCCGAAGCGGCCAAGGCCTACGGCCACTCCGATGTGATCGCGCCGCCGACTTTCGTGTTCGCCATCACATTCAAGGCGGCCGGCCAGGTCGTCGCGGACCCGCAGCTGGGGCTGGACTACAGCCGCGTCGTGCACGGCGACCAGAAGTTCGCGTACTCCCGACCGGTGCGTGCCGGTGACCGCCTGTCGGTGACCTCCACCATCGAGGCCGTGAAGTCGCTCGCGGGCAACGACATCATCGACATCCGCGGCGAGGTCCACGACGAGACCGGCGAGCACGTGGTGACGGCGTGGACGAAGCTCGTCTCCCGCGCCCCCGAGGAGGCCTGA
- the rpmG gene encoding 50S ribosomal protein L33, with protein MAATDVRPKITLACVECKERNYITKKNRRNNPDRMEMKKHCPRCNSHTAHRETR; from the coding sequence GTGGCTGCCACCGACGTCCGCCCGAAGATCACGCTGGCCTGCGTGGAGTGCAAGGAGCGGAACTACATCACCAAGAAGAACCGGCGTAACAACCCGGACCGCATGGAGATGAAGAAGCACTGCCCGCGCTGCAACTCGCACACCGCGCACCGCGAGACCCGCTGA
- a CDS encoding amidohydrolase family protein, whose amino-acid sequence MSDSQPQQPSHSPRSGNGSAAAAEAATLLLAGARLTDGRTVDVRLGGGRIQAVGTTGSLSSHMLSRVDLTGYLLLPAPAEPHAHGDTALTADGDGPVSYAPDEVQRRATEAALLQLGHGATAMRSHVRIGDVHGLGPLEAVLQARRSLRGLADLTAVAVPRLLTGAAGADGLAMLRDAVKMGASVIGGCPDLDPDPTGFLEAVLELADEHGCPVDLHTDGDDPARLSRLAAMAGGLRPGVTIGPCGGLSRLPLDAAARSADQLAAAGVRVTCLPQGDCAALERRGLRTAPVRLLRAAGVRVAAGSGALRDAGNPVGRGDPLEAAYLLASQGGLRPGEAYESVSACAREAMGLPEVRVEAGFPAELLAVRGDRIAGVLSLAYSRIVIHRGRVVARTSAVREYCDSAVAAALDLPRQGRTAPGH is encoded by the coding sequence ATGTCCGACAGCCAGCCGCAGCAGCCGTCCCACTCCCCCCGCAGCGGCAACGGCAGCGCGGCCGCCGCCGAGGCCGCCACCCTGCTCCTCGCCGGGGCCCGCCTCACGGACGGCCGTACCGTCGACGTCCGCCTCGGCGGCGGCCGGATCCAGGCCGTCGGGACCACGGGCAGCCTCTCCTCCCACATGCTCTCCCGGGTGGACCTCACCGGCTACCTGCTGCTCCCCGCCCCCGCCGAGCCGCACGCCCACGGGGACACCGCGCTGACCGCCGACGGTGACGGGCCCGTCTCGTACGCCCCCGACGAGGTGCAGCGCCGCGCCACCGAGGCGGCCCTGCTCCAGCTCGGCCACGGCGCGACCGCCATGCGCTCGCACGTGCGCATCGGCGACGTGCACGGCCTCGGCCCCCTGGAAGCCGTGCTCCAGGCCCGGCGCTCCCTGCGCGGCCTCGCCGACCTGACCGCGGTGGCCGTACCCCGGCTGCTGACCGGCGCGGCCGGGGCCGACGGGCTCGCCATGCTGCGGGACGCCGTCAAGATGGGCGCCTCGGTCATCGGCGGCTGCCCCGACCTGGACCCGGACCCGACGGGCTTCCTCGAAGCCGTGCTGGAGCTCGCCGACGAGCACGGCTGCCCCGTGGACCTGCACACGGACGGTGACGACCCGGCCCGTCTCTCCCGGCTCGCGGCGATGGCGGGCGGCCTGCGCCCCGGAGTGACCATCGGCCCCTGCGGCGGGCTCTCCCGGCTCCCGCTGGACGCGGCGGCCCGCTCCGCCGACCAGCTCGCGGCGGCCGGCGTACGGGTGACCTGCCTGCCCCAGGGCGACTGCGCGGCCCTGGAACGCCGCGGCCTGCGCACCGCCCCCGTACGGCTCCTGCGGGCCGCCGGCGTACGGGTCGCGGCCGGCAGCGGGGCCCTGCGGGACGCCGGTAACCCGGTCGGCCGCGGCGACCCCCTGGAGGCCGCGTACCTGCTGGCCTCCCAGGGCGGGCTGCGTCCCGGCGAGGCCTACGAGTCCGTCAGCGCCTGCGCCCGCGAGGCCATGGGCCTGCCGGAGGTACGGGTGGAGGCGGGCTTCCCGGCGGAGCTGCTCGCCGTACGCGGCGACCGCATCGCGGGCGTGCTCTCCCTCGCGTACAGCCGGATCGTGATCCACCGCGGGCGGGTGGTGGCGCGGACGAGTGCGGTGCGCGAGTACTGCGACTCCGCCGTCGCGGCGGCCCTGGACCTCCCCCGGCAGGGGCGCACCGCGCCCGGCCACTGA
- a CDS encoding SDR family oxidoreductase, with product MRIVIAGGHGRIALRLERLLAARGYEVAGIIRDLEQGDDLREAGAEPVLCDLESATVEHVAGILQGADVAVFAAGAGPGSGAGRKETVDRGAAVLFADAAERARVRRFLMVSSMGADAHHEGDDVFDVYLRAKGEADDHVRTRLGLEWTVLRPGSLLDDAGKGQVRLEARTGRGAVPRDDVAAVLAELVETPATAGLTLELVSGSTPVQVAVKDVAGN from the coding sequence ATGCGCATCGTCATCGCGGGTGGACACGGTCGGATCGCGCTGCGGCTGGAGCGCCTGCTCGCCGCGCGCGGGTACGAGGTCGCGGGCATCATCCGCGACCTCGAACAGGGCGACGACCTCAGGGAGGCGGGCGCCGAACCGGTGCTCTGCGATCTGGAGTCGGCCACGGTGGAGCACGTGGCGGGGATCCTGCAGGGCGCGGACGTTGCGGTGTTCGCGGCGGGCGCCGGCCCCGGCAGCGGTGCCGGGCGCAAGGAGACCGTGGACCGGGGCGCGGCGGTGCTGTTCGCCGACGCGGCCGAACGGGCCCGCGTACGCCGCTTCCTGATGGTCTCTTCGATGGGCGCGGACGCCCATCACGAGGGCGACGACGTCTTCGACGTCTACCTGCGGGCGAAGGGCGAGGCCGACGACCACGTACGGACCCGGCTGGGCCTGGAGTGGACGGTCCTGCGCCCGGGCTCACTGCTCGACGACGCCGGGAAGGGCCAGGTCCGCCTGGAGGCGCGGACGGGCCGGGGGGCGGTGCCGCGCGACGACGTGGCGGCGGTGCTGGCCGAGCTGGTGGAGACGCCCGCGACGGCGGGCCTGACCCTGGAGCTGGTCTCCGGCTCGACCCCGGTCCAGGTGGCCGTCAAGGACGTGGCGGGCAACTGA
- a CDS encoding DUF3574 domain-containing protein: MKWTSDTRGKVGGGVLMALLGAGIPALMGAALHTDAGEPYRETRLYFGTERADGGGPVAEREFMRFLDREITPAFPEGLTLHDGYGQWRGGDGKIVRETSYEVVLLYPEKEAEDRSVRIERIRDAYESRYQQDSVGRSDDKLEAQF; the protein is encoded by the coding sequence GTGAAATGGACATCTGACACGCGGGGGAAGGTCGGCGGCGGGGTCCTCATGGCCCTGCTCGGCGCGGGGATTCCGGCTCTGATGGGAGCCGCCCTGCACACGGACGCGGGGGAGCCCTACCGGGAGACCCGGCTGTACTTCGGCACCGAACGGGCCGACGGCGGGGGCCCGGTCGCGGAACGGGAGTTCATGCGGTTCCTGGACCGGGAGATCACCCCCGCCTTCCCCGAGGGGCTGACGCTCCACGACGGGTACGGCCAGTGGCGCGGCGGGGACGGCAAGATCGTCCGCGAGACCTCCTACGAAGTGGTCCTGCTGTACCCGGAGAAGGAGGCCGAGGACCGCAGCGTGCGCATCGAGCGGATCCGCGACGCGTACGAGAGCCGCTACCAGCAGGACTCGGTCGGACGCTCCGACGACAAGCTGGAAGCGCAGTTCTGA
- a CDS encoding YajQ family cyclic di-GMP-binding protein — MADSSFDIVSKVERQEVDNALNQAAKELSQRYDFKGTGATIAWSGEKILMEANSEERVKAVLDVFETKLVKRGISLKALDAGEPQLSGKEYKIFATIEEGISQENAKKVAKIIRDEGPKGVKAQVQGEELRVSSKSRDDLQAVQALLKGKDLDFAIQFVNYR; from the coding sequence ATGGCCGACTCCAGTTTCGACATCGTCTCGAAGGTCGAGCGGCAGGAGGTCGACAACGCCCTCAACCAGGCCGCCAAGGAGCTCTCGCAGCGCTACGACTTCAAGGGCACCGGCGCCACCATCGCCTGGTCCGGCGAGAAGATCCTGATGGAGGCGAACTCCGAGGAGCGCGTCAAGGCCGTCCTCGACGTCTTCGAGACCAAGCTGGTCAAGCGCGGTATCTCGCTCAAGGCGCTGGACGCCGGTGAGCCGCAGCTGTCCGGCAAGGAGTACAAGATCTTCGCCACGATCGAGGAGGGCATCTCCCAGGAGAACGCCAAGAAGGTCGCGAAGATCATCCGTGACGAGGGTCCGAAGGGCGTCAAGGCCCAGGTCCAGGGCGAAGAGCTGCGCGTCAGCTCCAAGAGCCGTGACGACCTCCAGGCCGTCCAGGCCCTCCTCAAGGGCAAGGACCTGGACTTCGCGATCCAGTTCGTGAACTACCGCTGA
- a CDS encoding SulP family inorganic anion transporter: protein MPGAGTFRADFGASVVVALVAIPLCVGVAVASGVQAELGIVTGVVGGLVTGWFRGSSLQVSGPAAGLTVLVYEALQTYGTAALGVLVLAAGALQLGMGVLRLGRWFRAISVAVVHGMLAGIGLVLISGQLYALGDAEAPGQTLAKLGGVHGLAARADWAAVLLGVGTIAVMVVWRRAPARLRLLPGALVGVAAAATVAALLRLPVEKVRVTGVLGAVSPPAWGEFGVLASFGAAGTVVALALIASAETLFSAAAVDRMHDGPRTEYDRELIAQGVGNSVCGLLGALPMTAVIVRSAANVEAGARTRASRVMHGGWLLLFAVAFPQVLELVPLAALAGVLLYAGWKLLPVRAVAVLWRTHRGEAVVLVATAGAIVVTNLFEGVLVGLGLAIAKAAWETSHVHIEEVWEDEELCVRVMGNASFLRLPKLLDALDALPHGQPVRLDLSGLRHLDHACLTALEGWERTRTPLPGREGVT, encoded by the coding sequence ATGCCTGGGGCCGGCACGTTTCGCGCAGACTTCGGGGCGTCCGTCGTCGTCGCACTGGTCGCGATCCCCCTGTGCGTGGGGGTGGCGGTCGCCTCCGGGGTGCAGGCCGAGCTGGGGATCGTCACCGGCGTGGTCGGGGGTCTGGTCACCGGCTGGTTCCGCGGGAGCTCCCTGCAGGTGAGCGGGCCCGCGGCCGGGCTCACCGTGCTCGTCTACGAGGCGCTGCAGACGTACGGCACGGCCGCCCTCGGGGTGCTGGTGCTGGCCGCCGGCGCGCTGCAGCTGGGCATGGGGGTGCTGCGGCTCGGGCGGTGGTTCCGGGCGATCTCCGTGGCCGTCGTGCACGGGATGCTGGCCGGCATCGGGCTCGTGCTGATCTCCGGGCAGCTGTACGCCCTGGGCGACGCGGAGGCTCCCGGGCAGACCCTGGCGAAGCTGGGCGGGGTGCACGGGCTCGCGGCGCGGGCCGACTGGGCCGCGGTGCTGCTCGGGGTCGGAACCATCGCCGTCATGGTGGTGTGGCGCCGGGCGCCCGCCCGTCTGCGGCTGCTGCCGGGCGCGCTGGTCGGGGTGGCCGCCGCCGCCACCGTGGCCGCCCTGTTGCGGCTGCCCGTCGAGAAGGTGCGGGTGACGGGGGTCCTTGGGGCCGTGTCCCCGCCCGCCTGGGGCGAGTTCGGGGTGCTGGCGTCCTTCGGCGCGGCCGGGACGGTGGTCGCGCTGGCGCTGATCGCTTCCGCGGAGACCCTCTTCAGCGCGGCCGCCGTGGACCGGATGCACGACGGGCCCCGGACGGAGTACGACCGGGAACTGATCGCCCAGGGCGTGGGCAACAGCGTCTGCGGGCTGCTCGGGGCGCTGCCGATGACCGCCGTGATCGTCCGCAGCGCCGCCAACGTGGAGGCCGGAGCGCGCACCCGTGCCTCCCGGGTGATGCACGGCGGCTGGCTGCTGCTCTTCGCCGTGGCCTTCCCCCAGGTGCTGGAGCTCGTGCCGCTGGCCGCTCTGGCCGGGGTGCTGCTGTACGCGGGGTGGAAGCTGCTGCCGGTCAGGGCGGTGGCGGTGCTGTGGCGCACGCACCGGGGCGAGGCGGTGGTGCTGGTCGCCACGGCCGGCGCGATCGTCGTCACCAACCTCTTCGAGGGGGTGCTGGTCGGGCTGGGGCTGGCCATCGCCAAGGCCGCCTGGGAGACCTCCCACGTGCACATCGAGGAGGTGTGGGAGGACGAGGAGCTGTGCGTGCGGGTCATGGGGAACGCCAGCTTCCTGCGACTGCCCAAACTGCTCGACGCCTTGGACGCGCTGCCCCACGGACAGCCGGTGCGGCTGGACCTGAGCGGTCTGCGCCATCTCGACCACGCCTGCCTGACCGCCCTGGAGGGCTGGGAGCGCACCCGGACGCCGCTCCCCGGCCGCGAGGGCGTCACCTAG
- a CDS encoding APC family permease, with the protein MENELKRTLGVFDAVVVGLGAMVGAGVFAAFAPAARAAGGALLAALAVAALVAYCNAHSSARLAARYPASGGTYVYGRERLGPFWGHLAGWGFVIGKTASCAAMALTVGAYVWPGREHAVAVAAVVAITAASYGGVQKSARIARLIVAAVLAVLAGVVVVCLSSGAAAPERLIGAHWSLFGLLQGAGLLFFAFAGYARITTLGEEVRDPERTIPRAVPLALGIALLVYAAVAVAVLSVLGVEGLARSAAPLADAVRAAGAPELAPVVRVGAALAALGSLLALVLGVSRTVLAMARDGHLPRALAAVHPRHQVPHHAELAVGAVVAVLAATADLRGAIGFSSFGVLAYYAIANASAWTLDSGVKGRAVAAVGLSGCVVLACALPLASAVAGAAVLALGAVAYRVRGRLRSGI; encoded by the coding sequence GTGGAGAACGAGCTGAAGCGCACCCTGGGGGTCTTCGACGCGGTCGTCGTCGGGCTCGGAGCGATGGTCGGCGCCGGGGTCTTCGCGGCCTTCGCCCCGGCCGCCCGGGCCGCGGGCGGGGCGCTCCTCGCCGCCCTCGCGGTGGCGGCTCTCGTGGCCTACTGCAACGCGCACTCCTCGGCGCGGCTGGCCGCCCGGTATCCGGCCTCCGGCGGCACCTACGTGTACGGGCGGGAGCGGCTCGGCCCCTTCTGGGGCCATCTGGCCGGCTGGGGGTTCGTGATCGGCAAGACCGCGTCCTGCGCGGCGATGGCCCTGACGGTGGGTGCCTACGTGTGGCCCGGGCGCGAGCACGCCGTGGCCGTGGCGGCGGTGGTGGCGATCACCGCCGCGAGCTACGGCGGTGTGCAGAAGTCCGCCCGGATCGCGCGGCTGATCGTGGCGGCGGTGCTGGCGGTGCTGGCCGGGGTGGTCGTGGTGTGCCTGTCCTCGGGTGCGGCCGCACCCGAGCGGCTCATCGGGGCGCACTGGTCCCTCTTCGGGCTGTTGCAGGGCGCCGGCCTGCTGTTCTTCGCCTTCGCGGGCTACGCGCGGATCACCACCCTGGGCGAGGAAGTGCGGGATCCGGAACGGACGATCCCACGGGCGGTGCCGCTCGCGCTGGGGATCGCCCTGCTGGTGTACGCGGCGGTGGCGGTGGCGGTTCTCTCGGTGCTCGGCGTCGAGGGGCTGGCCCGGTCGGCCGCCCCGCTGGCGGACGCGGTCCGGGCGGCGGGTGCGCCGGAACTGGCGCCGGTCGTCCGGGTGGGCGCGGCCCTGGCCGCGCTGGGCTCGCTGCTGGCCCTCGTGCTCGGGGTGTCGCGGACGGTCCTGGCGATGGCCCGGGACGGCCATCTGCCGCGCGCGCTGGCCGCCGTACACCCCCGGCACCAGGTGCCGCACCATGCCGAGCTGGCGGTGGGTGCGGTGGTGGCGGTGCTCGCGGCCACCGCCGATCTGCGGGGCGCGATCGGTTTCTCCTCCTTCGGAGTGCTCGCCTATTACGCGATCGCGAACGCTTCCGCGTGGACTCTCGATTCAGGTGTCAAGGGGCGGGCCGTGGCGGCGGTCGGGCTGTCCGGCTGTGTGGTGCTGGCGTGTGCGCTGCCCCTCGCCTCGGCGGTCGCGGGGGCCGCGGTACTGGCTCTGGGCGCCGTGGCGTACCGGGTGCGGGGCCGGCTCAGATCCGGGATCTGA